Within Acidaminococcus timonensis, the genomic segment GATGTAGGGCCAGTAATCCTTGTCCACACATTCTTCCACCAGGGTCCGCAGGGTACCGTCGCCCCCGGCCACGATCACCCACTGGATCTTCTCCTCGCAGATTTTCTTCCCGGCGGCCTGGGTCTCCCCAAAGGTCCCCACTGTGACGTACTGGAACCGTTCCGGTCCGTACATCCGCATCAGCTGCCGGGCAATGCTTTCCACATTGCTGTGGATCCCGCTGAAGAAATTCTGTTTCCCAGAATTTCGATTGTGGATCAGCAGCACTTTCTGGAACGCTTCAATATCGACTTTATGACGCAGCATCTTGATCCCCTACTTTTTCTTCATTCTACGTAAATCCATTTTTTCCTGGAAAAATAGTTCCAGATGGTCACAAGGGCCGAAGCGATGATCTTGGAAACCATCACCGGCAGGCCCATTCCGCCTACGAAAATCCGCATGAGCAGCACGTTGAACAGAAGGCCCAGGGTGGAAACCACCAGCACCAGGGAAAATTCTTTCTTTCTGCTGTACCGGACTCCGCTGGTGAACACCCAGATGTTGGTAGCGATATAATGACACACTGTAGAGCACAGGTAGGCGGCCGCTGTAGCCACCAGGTAGTTCCAGCCCCAGCGCAGGTTGAACAGGTATACCAGGCTCCATTCAAACAAAGCAGCCGTGCCCCCGATGATCAGATAGCAGAGGACACGGACTTTTTCATTGGACGATTTGTGCAGCATGGCATCAGCCCATGACCTGCATCAGCAGCATGACGATGACACCGGGGACGCCAAAGAACCCGGCCACCAGTGCCGAGATGAAATGGATGGGGATGGTCACCCCGAAGATTCCGCCCACCAGATTGAACAGCCACAGCAGGATGACTCCGCAGATGCCATTCCACAGCAGTTTCAGCGACAGAGAGAACATATTGATGACGAAGAACAGCACAACGAGCGCTGCCCCCGCCGCAAGCCACATTTCCATGGTTACGACCTGCCTTTCAGATTTCTCGCCGGTTTTCCAGCGCTTTATACAAAGTCAGTTCATCGGCATACTCCAGGTCCCCACCGACAGGCAGACCATGGGCGATGCGGCTGACCTTGATGCCGGTGGGACGGATCAGCCCGGCCAGGTAATTGGCCGTGGCCTCCCCCTCCACATCGGAATTGGTGGCGATGATCACTTCTTTGATGGTGCCCTTCTGGAGCCGCAGCAGCAGTTCCCGGATCTTCAGCTGGTCGGGCCCCACTCCATCCAGGGGCGAAAGCACCCCGTGGAGCACGTGGTACAGGCCCTGGTACCCACGGGTCCGCTCCATGGCGGCCACGTCCTGGGGCTGTTCCACCACGCACACCAGGCTCCGGTCCCGGGTCTCATCCTGGCAGATCTCGCACAGGTCCCCTTCGCACAGATCGAAGCACTGGCGGCAGAGATGGACCTTGTCCTTTACGTCCAGCAGGGACTGGGCCAGGGCTTCCACATCCTCCCGTTTCATATCCAGCACATGGTACGCCAGCCGCAGCGCACTCTTGCTGCCGATGCCCGGCAGTTTGCGCAGCTGTTCATGGAGCCGTGCCAGGGGTTTTACCATTCGCATGATAAAACCGGATCAAAACATCCCGGGGAGTTTCAGCCCGCCAGTGACCTTGCCCAGTTCGCTTTCCGTCATGTCATCCACTTTCTTCATGGCATCATTGACAGCGGTCACAATCAGGTCCTGGAGCATTTCCACATCGTCCGGATCCACGGCATCGGGAGAAATGGTGAGTTTCAGCAGATTTTTGTTGCCGTTCACCACCACTTTGACAGCTTCACCACCGGCAGTGCCTTCCACTTCCCGTTCTTTCAGTTCTTCCTGCAGTTTGCTCATCTGGCTCTGCATCTTCTGGACTTTCTTCAACATGCCCTGCATGCCATTCATTGCCATTCCGCCTTTAAACATTTCATTTCCTCCTACATATCCACTCAGGGATTTATTCTTTATACACTTCACCGCCAAAGACCTGTATGGCCTTTTTCACTCCGTCCGGGAGTTCCGAAGGTTTCACAGGGGTGGCGGGGATTGCTGATTGCGCAGCCTCCCGGGCCGTGGGAGGCGTGGTAACGGCCCCAGGGGCCGGTGCCGATTGTGGAGAATTCTCCGGGGCCTCCGGTTCCGGAGGCAGGGGTGCTGTTTCCGGTGCCGGGGAAGCCGGAATCGGATCAGAGGCCTGCGGTACCGGTGCGGAGGCAGGACCTGCGGCCGGCTTGTTCAACGTGATTTCTCCCTCCGACTGGATGACTTCCAGCCTGAGAGCCTGGCCCGTGGCTTCCTTCAGGATTTCCTGGATCAAATTCTTAAAGGAAGGTTCCTCCATCTTTTCCTTGCCGAAATCGGTGCTTACGGTAAGGAGCAGGGTCTGTCCCTGAAAGTCAGCCACTTTGGCCATTTCCGCATAGATCATGAACGTCCGTTTCCGGCGCCGCTTCAGGCCCTGGAGCACCAGCTGCCACAGCTGCTGGGCCTGGGCCCGTCCGCTGCCGTTGAACTGCACCTCCTCCGGAGCCCGGGAGGGAACCGCCGACACAGGACCCACAGGGGCGACCGGTGCTGCAGAGGTTCCTTCCGGAGCGGCAACCGCCGGAACTGCCGGACGTTCCGCCTGCTGGGCCGCCGCCATTTTTGCGAATACCTGCCGGGCCCGGGGTCTGCTGACCGACTGAGTCGCTGCAGGTGCAGGAACCGGCGGTACCGGCGTGGCCGAGGCCGGGGCTGCATCCACAGATGCCGTCACCGCCGGACGGACCGGTGCCGCCGGGATGCCCCCCGCAGTCAGGGCCGCCACCTGCTGTTCCAGGGTCTCGATCCGGGCCAGAAGGGCCGCCTCCGAATTTCCCCGTTCTTTGCACAGATCGAACAGGCACAGTTCCCCTACGATCTTCTTCCGCAGGGAATACCGGCTTTCCTTCACTGCCTCATGGATCCGTTCCACATGGGCCACGATCTGGTCCCTGGTAAAAAGGCCTGCCGCCTGCTCCAGGGCTTCCCGGGTATCGGTTAGGTAGATTTCCTGGTATTCCCTGTCTGCCTGAAACAGCAGCAGAGCCCGGAAGTATTCCATCAGCTCCGCCAGGATCTGTTCCATCTCCCTGCCCTGTTCCAGCAACTGGTTCAGGGAATCCAGAGCCCCGGAAAGGTCCCGCCGGCCGATCTGGGTGACCAGCTGACGCAGCTTTTCCCGGCCCACCAGGCCCAATACCTGACGGACGGTCTCTTCCGTCACCGGGCTGGCCATCACGCTGCACTGATCCAAGAGGCTCAGGGCATCCCTCAGCCCCCCATCAGCCTGGATGGCCATCAGGCGCAGGGCCTGGGGAGTTGCCTCGATGTGGCTGCCTGCCGCCACTCTGGCCAGGTGCCGGGCAATTTCGTCCACCGTGGCCCGATGGAAATCGAACCGCTGGCAGCGGGACAGGATGGTGTTCAGGATCTTCTGGGGCTCGGTGGTGGCCAGGATGAACACCACATGGTCCGGCGGTTCCTCCAGGGTTTTCAGCAGCGCATTGAAGGCATCGGTGGTGATCATGTGCACTTCGTCGATGATGTAGACCTTGTACCGGCTGGACACAGGCGCAAAGTACACCTGCTCCCGCAGTTTCCGGATCTCGTCAATGCCCCGGTTGGAAGCGGCATCGATTTCCACCACGTCACTGGAGGTTCCTTCTGTGATTTCCCGACAGTTGGTACAGTGGTTGCAGGGATGGGCTGTAGGGCCCTTCTCGCAGTTCAGGGCTTTGGCCAGGATCCGGGCGGTACTGGTCTTGCCGGTACCCCGGGGCCCGGCAAACAGATAGGCATGGGAAATCCGGCCCGTTTCCAGCGCATTGGTCAGGGCCTTCTTGATGGGTTCCTGTCCCACCAGGTCGTCGAAATCCTGGGGACGCCAGGTACGGTACAATGCTACGTATGCCATGTCTCCCATCCTTTCTGTAGTGCTACTTTGCTATTATACCTTTTTTCCAGCAGGGACTTCAACTAGATTCTTGTTTTTTTCAAAAAAATACCTTGACAAGGGAGGGTAAATTCGTTATACTGTAACTCGTGATTGTCGTGATTGCAATCATAAAAACTGAATAGCTGTCAATCAGCAATTCAACCTGGAGAGTTGTCCGAGTGGTTGAAGGAGCACGCCTGGAAAGCGTGTATACGGGAAACCGTATCGAGGGTTCGAATCCCTCACTCTCCGCCATTTTTTAGTCCATCAGCCGCATTCTGCGGCTTTTATTTTTCCGGCGGACTGCAAGAGTGGGTCCTGCGCAATGGAGGCCTGTGAATCTTGTCAGGTCCGGAAGGAAGCAGCAATAAGCGGATACCCCCATGTGCCGCAGGGGTGCCTGCCCTTGCAGCCCGCCGGGAAAATAAAGGAAATAGGCTGTCGCATTTGCGACAGCCTATTTTTGTTGGCCAAAAGGCCACGTCCCTTCCCTTTTCAGTAGACCGCCAGTACCTTTCCCGGGTTCAGGATGTCCTGAGGGTCCAGGGCCTGTTTGATGGTCTGCATCATGTAGAGTTCGCCCGGGTCAGCCAGGGCGGCCAGCTGTTTCACTTTCTTGGCACCGATACCGTGTTCCCCACTGAGCCTGCCACCCATGGCATATACATATCCATAGGCTTTGGCGT encodes:
- a CDS encoding pro-sigmaK processing inhibitor BofA family protein; this translates as MEMWLAAGAALVVLFFVINMFSLSLKLLWNGICGVILLWLFNLVGGIFGVTIPIHFISALVAGFFGVPGVIVMLLMQVMG
- the recR gene encoding recombination mediator RecR, translated to MRMVKPLARLHEQLRKLPGIGSKSALRLAYHVLDMKREDVEALAQSLLDVKDKVHLCRQCFDLCEGDLCEICQDETRDRSLVCVVEQPQDVAAMERTRGYQGLYHVLHGVLSPLDGVGPDQLKIRELLLRLQKGTIKEVIIATNSDVEGEATANYLAGLIRPTGIKVSRIAHGLPVGGDLEYADELTLYKALENRREI
- a CDS encoding YbaB/EbfC family nucleoid-associated protein — protein: MFKGGMAMNGMQGMLKKVQKMQSQMSKLQEELKEREVEGTAGGEAVKVVVNGNKNLLKLTISPDAVDPDDVEMLQDLIVTAVNDAMKKVDDMTESELGKVTGGLKLPGMF
- a CDS encoding GtrA family protein, whose product is MLHKSSNEKVRVLCYLIIGGTAALFEWSLVYLFNLRWGWNYLVATAAAYLCSTVCHYIATNIWVFTSGVRYSRKKEFSLVLVVSTLGLLFNVLLMRIFVGGMGLPVMVSKIIASALVTIWNYFSRKKWIYVE
- the dnaX gene encoding DNA polymerase III subunit gamma/tau; its protein translation is MAYVALYRTWRPQDFDDLVGQEPIKKALTNALETGRISHAYLFAGPRGTGKTSTARILAKALNCEKGPTAHPCNHCTNCREITEGTSSDVVEIDAASNRGIDEIRKLREQVYFAPVSSRYKVYIIDEVHMITTDAFNALLKTLEEPPDHVVFILATTEPQKILNTILSRCQRFDFHRATVDEIARHLARVAAGSHIEATPQALRLMAIQADGGLRDALSLLDQCSVMASPVTEETVRQVLGLVGREKLRQLVTQIGRRDLSGALDSLNQLLEQGREMEQILAELMEYFRALLLFQADREYQEIYLTDTREALEQAAGLFTRDQIVAHVERIHEAVKESRYSLRKKIVGELCLFDLCKERGNSEAALLARIETLEQQVAALTAGGIPAAPVRPAVTASVDAAPASATPVPPVPAPAATQSVSRPRARQVFAKMAAAQQAERPAVPAVAAPEGTSAAPVAPVGPVSAVPSRAPEEVQFNGSGRAQAQQLWQLVLQGLKRRRKRTFMIYAEMAKVADFQGQTLLLTVSTDFGKEKMEEPSFKNLIQEILKEATGQALRLEVIQSEGEITLNKPAAGPASAPVPQASDPIPASPAPETAPLPPEPEAPENSPQSAPAPGAVTTPPTAREAAQSAIPATPVKPSELPDGVKKAIQVFGGEVYKE